A genome region from Nitrospira sp. includes the following:
- the purF gene encoding amidophosphoribosyltransferase, with the protein MAKELPLITPDKFHDECAVFGIYGHKEAANLAYLGLYALQHRGQEASGIVSNDGEQFYVEKGQGHVADIFSQQALARLPGTMAIGHNRYSTAGGAGLKNVQPLSVNFAFGNLAVAHNGNLINATMLRSELEAYGAIFQSTSDTEVIIHLIAHSRADTLLDRVIDSLTQVRGAFSVVLMTDQGIVAARDPHGFRPLCLGRFRDAWIVASESCAFDLLDAEYVREIEPGELVVLDHQGVTSFKPFAQTKPAMCVFEYVYFARPDSRIFGGKAVYSIRKAFGRQLAQESQVDADIVIPVPDSGVPAALGYSEGSGFPFETGLIRNHYVGRTFIEPEQSIRHFGVKVKLNAVPEVLEGKRVVVVDDSLVRGTTSRKIVKMLRNAGAKEVHMRISSPPIVSPCFYGIDTPTKKELIASSHSTEEIRKYITADSLAYLSLDGMVTAASGTPGQYCDACFTEQYPISFTRAEELQLGLFEAPR; encoded by the coding sequence ATGGCCAAAGAATTACCCTTGATTACTCCCGATAAATTTCACGACGAATGCGCCGTCTTCGGCATCTACGGGCACAAGGAAGCTGCGAACCTTGCCTACCTTGGCCTCTACGCGTTGCAACATCGCGGACAGGAAGCCTCCGGTATCGTCTCCAACGACGGCGAGCAATTTTACGTTGAGAAGGGACAGGGCCACGTCGCCGATATTTTTTCGCAACAGGCTTTAGCGCGTCTGCCCGGGACGATGGCCATCGGTCACAATCGTTACTCGACTGCGGGTGGAGCCGGCCTCAAGAATGTGCAACCCTTGAGCGTCAACTTTGCCTTCGGCAACCTGGCTGTGGCGCACAATGGGAATTTGATCAATGCCACCATGCTTCGCAGCGAGTTGGAAGCGTATGGGGCCATTTTTCAATCGACCTCCGATACGGAAGTCATCATCCACCTCATTGCCCATTCGCGAGCGGACACGTTGTTGGATCGAGTGATCGATTCGCTCACCCAGGTTCGCGGCGCGTTCTCGGTGGTGTTGATGACCGATCAGGGCATTGTCGCCGCGCGCGATCCTCATGGATTCCGTCCCCTGTGCCTGGGGCGATTTCGTGACGCTTGGATTGTGGCCTCCGAAAGTTGCGCGTTTGATCTGTTGGACGCCGAATACGTGCGAGAGATCGAGCCGGGAGAGTTGGTCGTCCTGGATCACCAAGGTGTCACGAGCTTTAAGCCATTCGCTCAAACCAAGCCGGCCATGTGTGTCTTTGAATATGTCTACTTTGCCCGCCCGGATAGCCGAATTTTTGGAGGCAAGGCTGTCTATTCCATCCGGAAGGCGTTCGGACGGCAATTGGCGCAAGAATCGCAGGTGGATGCTGATATTGTGATTCCTGTGCCGGATTCAGGAGTGCCGGCGGCGTTGGGCTACTCCGAAGGATCAGGGTTTCCGTTCGAGACCGGACTGATCCGTAATCATTACGTGGGGCGGACGTTCATCGAGCCGGAGCAATCTATTCGCCACTTCGGTGTCAAGGTGAAGCTTAATGCCGTTCCCGAAGTGCTTGAGGGCAAGCGCGTTGTTGTTGTTGATGATTCGTTGGTTCGAGGCACTACGAGTCGAAAGATCGTCAAGATGCTGCGCAATGCGGGAGCTAAAGAAGTGCATATGCGGATTAGTTCCCCGCCAATCGTCTCGCCTTGTTTTTACGGTATTGACACACCGACCAAGAAAGAATTGATCGCGTCCAGCCACAGCACTGAGGAGATTCGCAAATACATCACTGCGGATAGCCTTGCCTACTTGAGTCTGGATGGCATGGTGACGGCGGCTTCCGGCACACCGGGGCAGTATTGTGATGCCTGTTTTACCGAACAATACCCTATCTCCTTCACCCGGGCAGAAGAACTCCAACTCGGGCTCTTTGAAGCTCCACGCTGA
- a CDS encoding nucleotidyltransferase family protein has product MNEFVRVEVADLACDGIDWDLVWQLSKAHGVAPLVYRNLVTICPAAVPSAIHEAFRRHNQTTALLNSLLAKELVSLLDALAAKGVTAIPFKGVTLAQTAYGDLSLRECADIDLIVEQGAIPQARKVLWSQGYQLTSQDMGNGEESGEPYHCFQKRNGIVAVDLQWVMTSRHFGFRLDRGALWRRLKPIQLPTKPVGGLCSEDLLILLCVHGSKHAWEQLKWVCDVAELVRRRPALDWSRVLFQAGEWGCRRMVLLGLAMAHSLFDTVLPSMVLREIDGDADISVLALKMPRQLLKQPDQGIDEDCAPALYMTLKDSWVERWKFGVTLCRAEAEVLTRTLPWFRFQRRLRLLSVCLRPVHRFLAKSILSVRMRETVVRWLQSSV; this is encoded by the coding sequence GTGAACGAGTTTGTTCGCGTAGAAGTGGCAGATCTGGCCTGTGACGGGATTGATTGGGACCTGGTATGGCAACTGTCAAAAGCCCATGGCGTAGCGCCGCTGGTATACCGTAATCTGGTCACGATTTGTCCCGCAGCGGTGCCTTCGGCCATCCACGAAGCTTTTCGACGGCACAATCAGACCACTGCTCTCCTCAATAGCTTGTTGGCCAAAGAACTTGTGTCCCTGCTCGACGCATTGGCAGCGAAGGGAGTAACGGCGATTCCTTTCAAAGGCGTTACCTTGGCTCAGACGGCATACGGCGACCTGAGCCTTCGTGAATGTGCGGACATCGATCTGATCGTTGAGCAGGGAGCGATTCCCCAGGCCCGGAAAGTCTTGTGGTCGCAGGGATATCAACTCACGAGTCAGGATATGGGGAACGGGGAGGAATCAGGCGAGCCCTATCATTGTTTTCAGAAACGAAATGGCATTGTCGCGGTTGATCTTCAGTGGGTGATGACCAGCCGGCATTTCGGGTTTCGGCTTGATCGGGGTGCGTTGTGGCGTAGGCTGAAGCCGATCCAATTGCCGACAAAACCAGTGGGGGGGCTCTGTTCAGAGGACCTGTTGATTTTGCTCTGTGTGCATGGCTCAAAACATGCTTGGGAGCAGTTGAAATGGGTCTGCGACGTGGCGGAGCTGGTGCGTCGGCGCCCCGCCTTGGATTGGAGTCGGGTGTTGTTCCAGGCAGGCGAATGGGGGTGCCGTAGGATGGTGCTGCTTGGGCTGGCGATGGCGCACAGTTTGTTCGATACCGTGTTGCCCAGCATGGTGCTGCGTGAGATCGACGGGGATGCCGACATCTCTGTGCTGGCGCTGAAGATGCCGAGGCAGTTACTGAAGCAGCCTGATCAGGGCATTGATGAGGATTGTGCGCCCGCTTTGTATATGACACTCAAAGACTCCTGGGTTGAGCGGTGGAAGTTCGGGGTCACACTCTGCCGAGCGGAGGCAGAAGTGTTGACGCGCACGTTGCCCTGGTTCCGGTTTCAGCGCAGGCTCCGACTCCTGTCGGTCTGTCTAAGGCCCGTTCATCGGTTCCTTGCTAAGTCGATCCTTTCTGTTCGAATGCGTGAAACCGTGGTGCGGTGGTTGCAGAGCTCCGTGTGA
- a CDS encoding TlpA disulfide reductase family protein yields the protein MKRVLIAAAIILAPLWAAHLVIAAGFFKVGEAAPTFSLTTVTGDAVSLEQLKGKVVVLGLFHICDPCMTQGTNLQKVHETMAGKNVAVIGVNSSGDSKRGVGEFLSAFPVKVTYPYLLDPNKTTDKLYGGGKFIPNVYVIDQRGVIRWQRVGNMELAGAEIIIQEVEKLLASAPPAGAGAM from the coding sequence ATGAAGCGCGTTCTCATCGCGGCAGCGATCATATTGGCCCCGTTGTGGGCGGCTCATCTTGTTATCGCGGCCGGGTTTTTTAAAGTCGGCGAGGCGGCACCGACCTTTTCCTTGACCACTGTCACAGGCGACGCGGTTTCGCTCGAGCAGTTGAAGGGGAAGGTGGTTGTTCTGGGGCTGTTTCATATCTGTGATCCCTGCATGACCCAAGGGACCAATCTTCAAAAAGTACATGAGACGATGGCCGGAAAAAATGTGGCCGTCATCGGGGTTAATTCGTCAGGGGATTCTAAACGGGGAGTAGGTGAATTCTTGAGTGCCTTTCCCGTGAAGGTCACCTATCCCTATTTGCTCGATCCAAATAAGACCACCGATAAGCTGTATGGCGGCGGGAAGTTTATCCCCAACGTGTATGTCATCGATCAGCGTGGTGTGATCAGGTGGCAGCGGGTGGGGAATATGGAATTGGCAGGGGCCGAGATCATTATTCAGGAAGTGGAAAAACTGTTGGCATCTGCGCCCCCAGCCGGCGCAGGAGCCATGTAG
- a CDS encoding tetratricopeptide repeat protein, with protein sequence MALRNGLSEELNRQGNEHFARGHYTDAYACYAKALECDRLTGDHRALSATLGNLGNICAVSGRRESAQNYYQEVLELQKVLGDEKGIGTTLANLGNLRADAGEWDRARAYYLEALDIMTRVHDELGKAVLFSDLGLVAREIGQFDEALRYYEQSLVLMRRLNNQGGVADAWRMMGRTFAVQKRYEDAIACCHTSQSIAERSRDELRIGGARYVLAQCYEDLGQLQMAIQLLEQVVRMDRKYDLPKLAENVARLERLRARLDAEPPTPQPRESRA encoded by the coding sequence ATGGCGCTTCGAAACGGTCTTTCAGAGGAACTCAATCGCCAGGGCAACGAGCATTTTGCTCGAGGGCATTACACGGATGCGTATGCCTGTTATGCAAAGGCCTTGGAATGTGATCGGTTGACGGGTGATCATCGTGCCTTGAGCGCGACGCTGGGCAACCTGGGCAATATTTGTGCGGTCAGTGGTCGGCGAGAATCGGCGCAGAATTATTATCAGGAAGTGCTGGAATTGCAGAAGGTTCTGGGTGACGAGAAAGGCATTGGGACGACCCTGGCCAATCTGGGGAATCTCCGCGCCGACGCCGGTGAATGGGATCGTGCCAGAGCCTATTATCTTGAGGCGCTCGACATCATGACTCGGGTGCATGATGAGCTTGGCAAGGCGGTGCTGTTTTCCGATCTCGGATTGGTGGCGCGTGAAATCGGCCAGTTTGACGAGGCGCTTCGGTATTATGAGCAGTCCCTGGTACTCATGCGCCGCCTCAATAATCAAGGTGGCGTCGCCGATGCCTGGCGGATGATGGGGCGGACCTTTGCCGTCCAAAAGCGCTATGAGGACGCCATTGCTTGTTGCCATACCAGCCAATCGATTGCGGAGCGGAGCCGGGATGAATTGCGGATAGGCGGCGCTCGCTACGTCCTCGCTCAGTGTTACGAGGATCTAGGTCAGTTGCAGATGGCCATTCAGTTATTGGAGCAGGTCGTGCGTATGGACCGTAAATATGATCTTCCGAAGTTAGCTGAGAACGTGGCCCGCCTCGAACGACTGCGGGCTCGCCTTGATGCCGAACCCCCAACCCCCCAGCCTCGGGAATCACGCGCATGA